One region of Streptococcus parasanguinis genomic DNA includes:
- the leuS gene encoding leucine--tRNA ligase: MSFYNHKEIEPKWQKYWADHHTFKTGTDASKPKFYALDMFPYPSGAGLHVGHPEGYTATDILSRFKRAQGYNVLHPMGWDAFGLPAEQYAMDTGNDPAEFTAENIANFKRQINALGFSYDWDREVNTTDPNYYKWTQWIFTKLYEKGLAYEAEVPVNWVEELGTAIANEEVLPDGTSERGGYPVVRKPMRQWMLKITAYAERLLNDLDDLDWPESIKDMQRNWIGKSTGANVTFKVKGTDKEFTVFTTRPDTLFGATFTVLAPEHELVDDITTPEQAEVVADYKHQASLKSDLARTDLAKEKTGVWTGAYAINPVNGKEIPIWIADYVLSSYGTGAVMAVPAHDERDWEFANQFGLPIVEVLEGGNVAEAAYTEDGLHVNSDFLDGLNKEEAIAKIVSWLEEKGFGQEKVTYRLRDWLFSRQRYWGEPIPIIHWEDGTSTAVPESELPLVLPVTKDIRPSGTGESPLANLTDWLEVTREDGVKGRRETNTMPQWAGSSWYYLRYIDPHNTEKLADEDLLKQWLPVDIYVGGAEHAVLHLLYARFWHKFLYDLGVVPTKEPFQKLFNQGMILGTSYRDHRGALVATDKVEKRDGSFFHVETGEELEQAPAKMSKSLKNVVNPDDVVEQYGADTLRVYEMFMGPLDASIAWSEEGLEGSRKFLDRVYRLITSKEIVAENNGALDKVYNETVKAVTEQIESMKFNTAIAQLMVFVNAANKEDKLYVDYAKGFIQLIAPFAPHLAEELWQTVAATGESISYVAWPTWDESKLIEDEIEIVVQIKGKVRAKLMVAKDLSREELQEVALADEKVKSEIDGKEIVKVISVPNKLVNIVVK; the protein is encoded by the coding sequence ATGAGTTTTTACAATCATAAAGAAATCGAGCCTAAGTGGCAAAAATACTGGGCTGACCATCACACCTTTAAGACAGGAACAGATGCTTCAAAACCTAAGTTTTATGCATTGGACATGTTCCCTTATCCATCTGGAGCGGGTCTTCACGTAGGACACCCAGAAGGCTACACAGCAACAGATATCCTTAGCCGTTTCAAACGTGCGCAAGGTTACAATGTCCTTCACCCAATGGGATGGGATGCTTTTGGTTTGCCTGCTGAGCAATACGCTATGGATACAGGGAATGACCCAGCGGAATTCACAGCAGAAAACATCGCTAACTTCAAACGCCAAATCAATGCGCTTGGCTTCTCTTACGACTGGGACCGTGAAGTCAATACGACAGATCCAAACTACTACAAGTGGACGCAATGGATCTTCACTAAGCTTTACGAAAAAGGTTTGGCTTATGAAGCTGAAGTACCAGTAAACTGGGTTGAGGAACTAGGAACAGCTATCGCTAACGAAGAAGTTCTTCCAGATGGAACCTCTGAGCGTGGTGGCTATCCAGTTGTCCGCAAACCAATGCGCCAATGGATGCTTAAAATCACTGCCTATGCGGAACGTTTGCTCAACGACTTGGATGACCTTGACTGGCCAGAGTCTATCAAGGACATGCAACGCAACTGGATTGGTAAATCAACTGGTGCCAATGTCACCTTCAAAGTAAAAGGGACTGACAAGGAATTCACAGTCTTTACGACTCGTCCAGATACTCTTTTCGGTGCGACCTTCACTGTTTTGGCGCCTGAACATGAACTAGTAGATGACATCACGACACCTGAACAAGCTGAAGTTGTAGCGGACTACAAACACCAAGCTAGCCTTAAATCAGACTTAGCTCGTACTGACCTTGCTAAGGAAAAAACAGGGGTTTGGACTGGTGCTTATGCCATCAACCCTGTCAATGGTAAAGAAATCCCAATCTGGATTGCCGACTATGTTCTTTCTAGTTATGGAACAGGTGCCGTTATGGCCGTACCTGCCCACGATGAGCGTGACTGGGAATTTGCTAACCAGTTTGGTCTTCCAATCGTAGAAGTGCTGGAAGGTGGAAATGTAGCAGAAGCTGCCTATACTGAAGATGGACTTCACGTCAACTCTGACTTCCTAGATGGACTTAACAAAGAAGAAGCGATTGCTAAAATCGTGTCTTGGCTAGAAGAAAAAGGCTTTGGTCAAGAAAAGGTTACCTACCGTCTCCGCGACTGGCTCTTTAGCCGTCAACGTTACTGGGGTGAACCAATCCCAATCATTCATTGGGAAGATGGAACTTCAACAGCTGTTCCAGAAAGTGAACTCCCACTTGTCTTGCCAGTAACCAAGGACATTCGCCCTTCAGGTACTGGTGAAAGCCCATTGGCTAACTTGACAGACTGGCTGGAAGTCACCCGCGAAGATGGTGTCAAAGGTCGTCGTGAGACGAATACGATGCCACAATGGGCTGGTTCAAGCTGGTACTACCTCCGCTATATCGATCCACACAACACTGAGAAATTGGCTGACGAGGACCTCCTCAAACAATGGTTGCCAGTCGATATCTACGTAGGTGGTGCAGAACACGCTGTTCTTCACTTGCTTTACGCTCGTTTCTGGCATAAATTCCTCTATGACCTTGGTGTTGTACCGACTAAAGAGCCATTCCAAAAACTCTTTAACCAAGGAATGATCTTGGGAACTAGCTACCGTGACCACCGTGGAGCTCTTGTAGCGACTGACAAGGTTGAAAAACGTGATGGTTCCTTCTTCCATGTGGAAACAGGAGAAGAGTTGGAGCAAGCACCAGCTAAGATGTCTAAATCCCTCAAGAATGTGGTCAACCCAGACGATGTGGTGGAACAATACGGTGCCGATACCCTTCGTGTCTATGAAATGTTCATGGGACCACTTGACGCTTCCATCGCTTGGTCTGAAGAAGGATTGGAAGGAAGCCGTAAATTCCTCGACCGTGTTTACCGTTTGATTACAAGTAAAGAAATCGTTGCGGAAAACAATGGCGCTCTAGACAAGGTTTACAACGAAACTGTTAAAGCTGTTACAGAGCAAATCGAGTCTATGAAGTTCAACACAGCTATTGCCCAACTCATGGTCTTTGTCAATGCTGCCAACAAGGAAGACAAACTTTATGTAGACTACGCCAAAGGCTTTATCCAATTGATTGCCCCATTTGCGCCTCACTTAGCAGAAGAACTCTGGCAAACAGTCGCAGCAACCGGTGAGTCAATCTCTTACGTAGCTTGGCCAACATGGGACGAAAGCAAATTGATTGAAGACGAAATCGAAATCGTCGTTCAAATCAAAGGAAAAGTCCGTGCTAAACTCATGGTCGCAAAAGACCTGTCACGCGAAGAATTGCAAGAAGTCGCTCTGGCTGACGAAAAAGTCAAATCAGAGATTGATGGCAAAGAAATCGTGAAAGTGATTAGTGTCCCTAATAAACTCGTTAATATCGTTGTTAAATAA
- a CDS encoding MarR family winged helix-turn-helix transcriptional regulator: MDKMQGGYQALQIRLLNGRLFQKLLSKEPDAQYRSEQGKILTILWKQELGCATATDIALATGLANNTLTSMVKKLEEQGLVTIQPCTQDKRKKYISLTDLGWAQKEIGDRVSKELGEIFYQGFSDQEIREFEEYQERIISNLKAKENDI, from the coding sequence ATGGACAAGATGCAAGGGGGCTACCAAGCTTTACAGATACGCTTGTTGAACGGGCGACTTTTTCAAAAACTCTTGAGCAAGGAACCAGATGCCCAATACCGAAGTGAACAGGGGAAAATTTTAACGATTTTGTGGAAGCAAGAGTTGGGGTGCGCTACTGCGACCGATATCGCTCTTGCGACGGGTCTAGCCAATAATACATTGACCAGCATGGTTAAGAAATTGGAAGAACAAGGCTTGGTTACGATTCAACCTTGTACGCAGGATAAAAGGAAAAAATATATTTCTTTGACAGACCTCGGTTGGGCACAAAAGGAAATTGGGGATCGTGTTAGTAAGGAACTGGGTGAGATTTTCTATCAAGGATTTTCGGATCAAGAAATCCGAGAATTTGAGGAGTATCAAGAGCGCATTATCTCAAATCTAAAAGCTAAAGAGAATGACATCTAA
- a CDS encoding SDR family oxidoreductase codes for MIGITGVTGKLGSYVANLAYKKGIASVHLARSPERAKINASAEIRKIVYANTPEVVEALKGIDILLMVSARENPERVKEHKDFLDAAKLAGVEHIVYTSFYGADEKATFTLSRDHAQTEAYIKELGFTYTFLRDNFYLDFLIDMALENGEIRGPAGSGLVSAVARKDTSRVAAEILLNPKEWENQTLNLTGPEDLSMEEIVALLSKETGDTIAYVDETVEEAYESRKKWPAQTWEYDAWVSTYTAIKAGEQAGVSTDIEKILGHPASSLLDTLRDRKLIEEEYD; via the coding sequence ATGATTGGTATTACAGGGGTAACAGGGAAATTAGGTTCTTATGTGGCTAATCTTGCCTATAAGAAGGGAATCGCTTCAGTCCATCTAGCACGAAGCCCAGAGCGTGCAAAGATCAATGCGTCAGCGGAAATTCGTAAAATAGTGTATGCCAATACACCAGAGGTGGTTGAGGCCTTAAAGGGTATTGATATCTTGTTGATGGTTTCTGCTCGGGAAAATCCAGAGCGTGTCAAGGAACACAAGGACTTTTTAGATGCTGCAAAGCTAGCAGGAGTAGAGCATATCGTCTATACCTCCTTTTATGGGGCAGATGAGAAGGCAACTTTCACCTTGTCTCGAGATCATGCCCAGACGGAAGCCTATATCAAGGAGTTAGGGTTCACCTACACTTTTTTGAGAGATAATTTTTACTTGGACTTCCTGATTGATATGGCGCTTGAAAATGGAGAGATTCGTGGTCCTGCAGGCAGTGGTCTTGTGTCAGCTGTTGCCCGTAAGGACACATCTAGGGTTGCAGCAGAAATTCTTTTAAATCCTAAGGAGTGGGAAAATCAAACCTTGAATCTGACAGGGCCAGAGGATCTTTCCATGGAAGAAATCGTAGCGCTTCTCTCAAAAGAGACCGGTGACACCATCGCGTATGTGGATGAAACAGTAGAAGAAGCTTATGAGTCACGGAAAAAATGGCCAGCACAAACTTGGGAGTACGATGCCTGGGTCAGCACCTATACAGCGATTAAAGCTGGGGAACAAGCTGGGGTTTCAACAGATATCGAAAAAATTCTAGGACATCCGGCAAGTAGCCTATTGGATACTCTTAGAGACAGAAAACTTATTGAGGAAGAATATGATTGA
- a CDS encoding ABC transporter ATP-binding protein, which translates to MIEYKNVALRYTDKDILKDVNLRIEAGEFMVLVGPSGSGKTTMIKMINRLLEPTDGNIYMDGKRIKDYDERELRLSTGYVLQAIALFPNLTVAENIALIPEMKGWGKERVASKTVELLEKVGLPASDYADRKPHELSGGEQQRIGIVRAIIAEPRILLMDEPFSALDAISRKQLQALTKELHKEFGMTTIFVTHDTDEALKLGDRIAVLQEGEIVQVADSETILAQPANDFVADLFGGAHHV; encoded by the coding sequence ATGATTGAATATAAAAATGTAGCCTTGCGCTACACGGATAAGGACATTTTAAAAGATGTCAATCTCCGTATTGAAGCTGGAGAATTTATGGTCCTCGTAGGCCCTTCAGGATCTGGAAAAACCACCATGATCAAGATGATTAACCGTCTTTTGGAGCCAACTGATGGCAATATCTATATGGATGGAAAACGCATCAAGGACTATGATGAACGCGAATTACGTCTTTCTACTGGTTATGTGCTTCAAGCCATTGCTCTATTTCCTAATTTGACAGTTGCGGAAAATATCGCTCTCATTCCTGAGATGAAGGGCTGGGGCAAGGAGCGAGTGGCTTCCAAAACAGTCGAACTTTTAGAAAAAGTAGGCCTTCCAGCTTCTGATTACGCTGATCGCAAACCCCATGAGCTGTCTGGTGGGGAGCAACAACGGATTGGGATTGTGCGGGCTATCATTGCAGAGCCGAGAATCTTACTCATGGACGAACCTTTTTCAGCCTTGGATGCCATCTCTCGCAAGCAGTTGCAGGCTCTTACCAAAGAATTGCACAAAGAATTCGGTATGACCACTATTTTTGTGACCCATGACACAGACGAGGCCTTGAAATTAGGCGATCGGATTGCGGTGCTACAAGAAGGAGAAATTGTGCAGGTGGCAGATTCTGAGACCATTCTAGCCCAGCCAGCTAACGACTTTGTGGCAGATTTATTTGGAGGTGCTCACCATGTCTAA
- a CDS encoding ABC transporter permease/substrate-binding protein translates to MSKLLATFQERFGDWLTALGQHLQLSLLTLLLAIFLAVPLAIYLSTRKRASNWVLQVAGIFQTIPSMALLGLFIPIMGIGTLPALTALVIYAIFPILQNTITGLQGIDPSLEEAGIAFGMTKWERLKKFEIPLAMPVIMSGIRTAAVMIIGTATLAALIGAGGLGSFILLGIDRNNASLILIGALSSAFLAIAFNLLLKWMEKAKLRTIFAAFAVMVIGLGASYTPSLLPKPEKENLVIAGKLGPEPEILANMYKILIEENTDMTVTVKPNFGKTTFLFEALKKGDIAIYPEFTGTVTESLLKPAPQVGHDPEAVYRAARDGIKKQDDLALLKPMAYQNTYAVAVPKKIAQEYGLKTISDLKKVEGQLKAGFTLEFNDREDGNKGLQKVYGLHLQVSTMEPALRYQAIQSGDIQITDAYSTDAELARYDLVVLEDDKQLFPPYQGAPLMKEALLKKHPELEGILNKLAGKITAEQMSQMNYQVGVEGKSANQVARDFLVKERVIKN, encoded by the coding sequence ATGTCTAAACTACTTGCAACCTTTCAAGAACGTTTTGGAGACTGGCTCACTGCACTGGGGCAACATTTGCAACTGTCATTACTGACCTTACTCCTTGCGATTTTTCTGGCTGTCCCTCTGGCTATTTATTTAAGTACACGCAAGAGAGCCAGCAACTGGGTTTTACAGGTGGCTGGGATCTTCCAGACCATTCCTTCCATGGCCCTTTTGGGGCTCTTCATTCCCATCATGGGAATTGGAACACTTCCGGCCTTGACAGCTCTCGTCATCTATGCCATTTTCCCCATCCTCCAAAATACCATCACCGGTTTGCAGGGGATTGACCCAAGTCTTGAAGAAGCGGGAATCGCCTTTGGGATGACCAAGTGGGAGCGACTCAAGAAGTTTGAGATTCCCTTGGCCATGCCCGTCATCATGTCTGGGATTCGGACAGCAGCTGTGATGATTATCGGGACGGCTACCCTAGCTGCCTTGATTGGAGCAGGGGGACTCGGTTCCTTTATCCTTCTAGGGATTGACCGCAATAATGCCAGTCTGATTTTAATCGGTGCCCTGTCTTCTGCCTTCTTGGCCATCGCCTTTAACCTTCTTCTCAAATGGATGGAAAAGGCCAAATTGCGGACCATCTTTGCGGCTTTTGCGGTAATGGTTATCGGATTGGGAGCTAGCTATACACCAAGTCTTCTTCCCAAACCGGAAAAAGAAAACCTGGTTATTGCTGGGAAGTTGGGTCCTGAACCGGAAATTCTAGCCAATATGTACAAGATTTTGATCGAAGAAAACACGGACATGACAGTGACTGTTAAACCAAATTTTGGAAAAACCACCTTCCTCTTTGAAGCTCTGAAAAAAGGGGATATTGCTATCTATCCAGAGTTTACAGGGACCGTGACCGAAAGTCTCCTCAAGCCGGCGCCGCAAGTCGGCCATGATCCAGAAGCAGTCTATCGAGCGGCTCGAGATGGGATCAAGAAACAAGACGACCTGGCCTTGCTCAAACCCATGGCTTATCAGAATACCTATGCTGTCGCGGTGCCTAAGAAAATTGCCCAAGAGTATGGCCTCAAGACCATTTCAGATTTGAAAAAGGTGGAAGGACAACTCAAGGCAGGCTTTACCTTGGAGTTTAATGACCGAGAGGACGGGAACAAGGGCTTGCAGAAGGTTTACGGACTCCATCTACAAGTCTCCACCATGGAGCCAGCCCTTCGCTACCAGGCGATCCAGTCCGGTGACATCCAGATCACAGATGCTTACTCAACGGATGCCGAGCTGGCTCGCTATGACCTGGTGGTCCTTGAAGATGATAAGCAACTCTTCCCACCTTATCAAGGGGCGCCCCTCATGAAAGAAGCTCTTCTTAAGAAACATCCAGAATTGGAAGGCATTCTAAACAAGTTAGCTGGTAAAATCACAGCAGAGCAAATGAGCCAGATGAACTACCAAGTCGGAGTAGAAGGCAAGTCAGCTAATCAAGTGGCACGTGACTTTTTGGTAAAAGAAAGGGTTATTAAAAATTAA
- a CDS encoding gamma-glutamyl-gamma-aminobutyrate hydrolase family protein has translation MKIRPVIGITGNERPFPDDPDANMSYAATGFVEAVKEAGGIPLILPIGDAALAKDYISMIDKLIITGGQNVLPKFYGEEITIDSDDYLLKRDLFELALIEEARAAKKAIFTVCRGTQLYNVALGGTLYQDIEHHWQDNPGQYTSQELVTKDQTVLQEIYGKTSRINSFHHQSIKDLADGLEVIARDPKDDIIEAVQSTDESRFLGVQWHPELRFDKSPADRKLFEYVVTQL, from the coding sequence ATGAAAATAAGACCAGTGATTGGAATTACAGGAAATGAAAGACCCTTCCCAGATGATCCAGACGCGAACATGAGCTATGCGGCGACTGGTTTTGTCGAAGCGGTCAAAGAGGCAGGAGGGATTCCCTTGATCTTGCCGATTGGAGATGCGGCCTTGGCCAAAGACTACATATCGATGATTGATAAGCTCATCATCACCGGTGGACAAAATGTCTTGCCCAAGTTTTACGGAGAAGAAATCACCATCGACAGTGATGACTACCTCTTGAAACGCGATCTCTTTGAGTTGGCCTTGATTGAAGAAGCGCGTGCGGCTAAAAAAGCTATCTTTACCGTTTGCCGTGGGACCCAGCTCTATAATGTCGCTCTAGGGGGAACTCTGTATCAAGATATTGAACACCACTGGCAGGACAATCCAGGTCAGTACACCAGTCAAGAGTTGGTGACCAAGGATCAGACGGTCCTGCAAGAGATCTATGGTAAGACCAGTCGCATCAATTCTTTCCATCATCAAAGTATTAAAGACTTGGCAGATGGCTTAGAAGTAATCGCGCGGGATCCTAAAGATGACATCATAGAAGCCGTTCAATCCACAGATGAGAGCCGTTTCCTCGGAGTTCAGTGGCATCCAGAACTACGTTTTGACAAGAGCCCAGCAGATCGCAAGCTCTTTGAATATGTCGTGACTCAATTATAA
- a CDS encoding glycoside hydrolase family 1 protein — MYQFPKDFLWGSSTSGPQTEGRLAQDGKGDNLWDYWYRVEPNRFYQGQGPEKTSTFYEHWEEDLDLLLETGHTAFRTSIQWSRIFPEGRGEINQAGVDFYRRVFEKIKEKGIHLLVNLYHFDLPMALQEQGDGWEKKETAYAYQEYARFCFKTYGDLVDQWITFNEPIVPVEFGYFYDAHFPHKVDAAAAVKVAYHTQLASSLAVKACHEVDPNYRIGIVLNLTPAYPRSQHPEDVKAARIAELFQAKSFLDPSVLGHYPEELVEILRERDLLPDYDPFELRLIEENTVDYLGVNYYQPLRVAAPRYAPNPASPLLFEQFYEPYVMPGRKINPHRGWEIYEQGLYDIAQNIKENYGNIEWILTENGMGVEGEEKFRKDGVIQDDYRIDFVKDHLRELHRAIQDGANCKGYLIWTFIDCWSWLNGYKNRYGLVELELESQKRTLKKSGHWFRKLSQRNGFEE; from the coding sequence ATGTATCAATTTCCAAAGGATTTTTTATGGGGGAGTTCGACCTCGGGGCCTCAAACAGAAGGACGTCTAGCCCAGGATGGAAAGGGAGACAATCTCTGGGATTACTGGTATAGGGTCGAGCCCAACCGCTTTTATCAAGGGCAAGGACCAGAGAAAACATCGACTTTTTATGAACACTGGGAAGAAGATCTGGACCTCTTGTTAGAAACCGGCCACACGGCCTTTCGAACCTCTATCCAGTGGTCACGTATTTTCCCAGAAGGACGAGGGGAGATCAATCAAGCAGGTGTTGATTTCTACCGCCGTGTCTTTGAAAAGATTAAAGAAAAAGGGATTCACCTCTTGGTCAACCTCTATCATTTTGATTTACCGATGGCTCTTCAAGAGCAAGGGGATGGTTGGGAAAAAAAAGAAACCGCCTATGCTTACCAGGAATATGCGCGTTTTTGTTTCAAGACCTATGGAGATCTGGTCGATCAGTGGATCACCTTTAATGAACCTATTGTCCCTGTAGAATTTGGTTATTTTTATGATGCCCATTTTCCTCATAAGGTAGACGCAGCAGCAGCTGTTAAAGTAGCCTACCACACCCAGCTAGCAAGCTCTCTAGCAGTTAAGGCCTGTCATGAGGTGGATCCTAATTACCGTATCGGGATTGTGCTCAATTTGACACCAGCCTATCCTCGGAGCCAGCATCCAGAAGATGTGAAAGCTGCGCGTATTGCCGAGCTCTTTCAAGCCAAATCTTTTTTAGATCCATCTGTTCTTGGTCATTATCCTGAAGAATTAGTGGAGATCCTACGGGAGCGCGATCTCTTACCGGATTATGATCCCTTTGAATTGCGCTTGATCGAGGAAAATACGGTGGATTACCTAGGGGTTAACTATTACCAACCACTCCGTGTGGCGGCTCCTCGTTATGCTCCAAATCCAGCATCTCCCCTACTCTTTGAACAATTTTATGAACCCTATGTCATGCCAGGTCGCAAGATCAATCCCCACCGAGGTTGGGAAATCTATGAGCAAGGCTTGTATGACATTGCCCAAAATATCAAGGAAAACTATGGCAATATCGAGTGGATCCTGACCGAAAACGGGATGGGAGTTGAAGGAGAGGAAAAATTTCGCAAGGATGGAGTGATCCAAGACGATTACCGGATTGACTTTGTCAAAGACCATCTTCGCGAGCTCCACCGGGCTATTCAAGATGGTGCCAACTGTAAAGGCTATCTGATCTGGACCTTTATTGACTGCTGGTCATGGCTCAATGGCTACAAGAACCGCTATGGTTTAGTTGAGTTGGAGCTCGAAAGTCAAAAACGAACCCTCAAAAAATCTGGTCATTGGTTCCGTAAGTTGAGTCAGCGGAATGGATTTGAAGAGTAG
- the glmS gene encoding glutamine--fructose-6-phosphate transaminase (isomerizing), which yields MCGIVGVVGNTNATDILIQGLEKLEYRGYDSAGVFLASEGKSQLVKAVGRIAELSTKAEGVEGTAGIGHTRWATHGKPTEDNAHPHRSETGRFVLVHNGVIENYLEIKEEYLAGHHFKGQTDTEIAAHLIGKFAEEDGLSTLEAFKKALHIIRGAYAFALMDAEDPSTIYVAKNKSPLLIGLGDGYNMVCSDAMAMIRETNQYMEIHDQELVIVKADSVEVQDYDGNVKERASYTAELDLSDIGKGTYPYYMLKEIDEQPTVMRKLIQAYTDESGQVVVDPAIIKAVQEADRIYILAAGTSYHAGFASKKMLEELTDTPVELGISSEWGYGMPLLSKKPLFIFISQSGETADSRQVLVKANEMGIPSLTVTNVPGSTLSREADMTMLLHAGPEIAVASSKAYTAQIAALAFLAKAVGEANGNEKAKAFDLVHELSIVAQSIESTLSEKEVIDEKVRGLLETTRNAFYIGRGQDYYVAMEASLKLKEISYIQCEGFAAGELKHGTIALIEEGTPVIALLSDPVLASHTRGNIQEVAARGAHVLTIAEENVAKETDDLVLTAVHPYLSPISMVVPTQLIAYFATLHRGLDVDKPRNLAKSVTVE from the coding sequence ATGTGCGGAATCGTTGGTGTTGTAGGAAATACAAATGCTACTGATATTTTGATTCAAGGACTTGAAAAACTCGAATACCGAGGCTATGACTCTGCGGGTGTTTTTCTGGCTAGTGAAGGCAAGAGCCAATTGGTAAAGGCAGTTGGCCGTATTGCAGAATTGTCAACTAAGGCGGAAGGTGTCGAAGGGACAGCTGGGATTGGACATACCCGTTGGGCCACTCATGGAAAACCAACTGAGGACAATGCTCACCCACACCGCTCTGAAACAGGTCGCTTTGTGTTGGTCCACAATGGGGTGATTGAAAACTACCTTGAAATCAAGGAAGAATACCTAGCCGGTCACCATTTCAAGGGGCAAACAGATACAGAAATCGCCGCCCACTTGATCGGAAAATTTGCTGAAGAAGATGGCTTGTCTACGCTCGAAGCCTTCAAAAAAGCCCTCCACATCATCCGTGGGGCCTATGCTTTTGCTTTGATGGATGCGGAAGATCCAAGCACCATCTATGTGGCAAAAAATAAATCACCACTCTTGATCGGTCTTGGCGATGGTTACAATATGGTCTGCTCTGATGCCATGGCCATGATTCGTGAAACCAACCAATACATGGAAATCCATGACCAAGAGTTGGTCATTGTCAAGGCTGATAGCGTTGAAGTGCAAGACTATGATGGAAACGTCAAAGAACGGGCTAGCTACACGGCTGAACTTGACCTTTCTGATATTGGAAAAGGGACTTACCCATACTACATGCTCAAGGAAATCGATGAGCAACCAACTGTCATGCGTAAGTTGATCCAAGCCTATACAGATGAATCTGGTCAAGTAGTAGTAGACCCAGCTATTATCAAGGCTGTTCAAGAAGCAGACCGCATCTATATCCTTGCGGCTGGTACCTCTTACCATGCTGGATTTGCGTCTAAAAAAATGTTGGAAGAGTTGACGGATACCCCAGTAGAACTCGGTATTTCATCTGAGTGGGGGTATGGTATGCCACTTCTCAGCAAGAAACCACTCTTCATCTTTATCAGCCAATCTGGTGAAACAGCCGATAGCCGCCAAGTATTGGTCAAAGCCAATGAAATGGGCATTCCAAGCTTGACAGTGACCAATGTTCCAGGTTCAACTCTTTCACGTGAAGCAGACATGACCATGTTGCTCCATGCTGGTCCTGAAATTGCGGTAGCTTCTTCTAAGGCTTATACGGCTCAAATCGCAGCCCTTGCCTTTCTGGCGAAAGCTGTTGGGGAAGCTAATGGCAATGAGAAGGCCAAAGCCTTTGATTTGGTGCACGAATTGTCTATCGTTGCCCAATCGATCGAATCAACCCTTTCAGAAAAAGAAGTGATCGATGAAAAAGTTCGTGGCTTGTTGGAAACAACCCGCAATGCTTTCTATATCGGACGTGGCCAAGATTACTATGTTGCCATGGAAGCCAGTCTGAAATTAAAAGAAATTTCTTACATCCAATGTGAAGGCTTCGCTGCGGGTGAGTTGAAACACGGTACCATCGCTCTGATCGAAGAGGGTACACCGGTCATCGCCCTCTTGTCAGATCCAGTCCTAGCCAGCCACACACGTGGGAACATCCAAGAAGTGGCAGCACGTGGGGCCCATGTTTTAACCATTGCAGAAGAAAATGTCGCTAAAGAGACAGATGATTTGGTCTTGACAGCGGTTCACCCTTACCTCTCTCCAATCTCAATGGTGGTGCCAACCCAATTGATTGCCTACTTTGCAACCCTTCATCGTGGGCTCGATGTTGATAAACCACGAAACCTTGCTAAGTCTGTAACCGTTGAATAA